CGGGACCCCAGgtggaggcgaagaagaagatgaagatcgCAATGAAGGCGATCTGCGCGTTAACGGCAGAgatgttgttggcgagggtgcGCTCGGGATCCTCCGCCGTGGGGGCGGGGAAGGTGTGGTTGAAGCCGACCGTAACaccgatgatggcgacgaggaaCTGGCAGATGAGCATGCCAAGAGCGCCccagaggaggatggtgcggCGACCGAAACGCTCAACGGTCcagaaggagatgggggtcgAGCACACGTTGATGACGGTGAAGATCATGGAGATGACGAACGAGTTGGAAATGGCACCGGTGGACTTGAGGAAGGGGGTCGAGTAGTAGAAGATGAAGTTGACACCAGTCCTAAAAGCAAAAGACATGTTAGCCAGCGGATCTTTTTGATTTTCTCTTTCGCGTCTTGTTCAGTAGAAACGTACCACTGCTGCATCATCTGAAGAGAGGTACCGAGGATGGTCTTGCGAAGGTTGGAGTTGGCCTTGAAGAGGGAACCCTTGAAGCAGTTGGCCCACGAGCCGAAccaggtggtgttgggaatGAGCTGACGCTCGTACTCCTCGTTGGCGACGATCTCGGCAAGCTCGACCTGGATGTACTCAGAGTCCTTGGGCTGACCACGGAGGCGAGCGAGAGCATcggtggcggcgggaagGTTGGCCTTCTTGACAAAGTAACGGGGAGAATCAGGGAGCATCATGAGACCAccagcgaggatgatggcccAGAGGAACTGGATGGCAATGGGAATGCGGTACGAGCCAGTGTCGGTTCTACCCTCAGTGGCGTACACAACGCAAGCAGCCAACATGATACCGATGGTGATGCAGAATTGGTAACCAGCGACCAGAGCTCCACGCACCTTGCGGGGGCACTGTGAAGCAGAAGCAGTTAGCACACACATTGGCATCTCTTGGCTCCGACAGATATCTCCGACTTACAATCTCAGACATGTACAGAATGACGACAGCAGACTCAAAACCGACACCAATACCAGCGATCAAGCGACCGGCAACGATGGCAGCGAGGGGATCACCGAGGCCAGTGATCATCTGAATGACAACACCGACGATATAGATGAGGCAGCCGAGAATCACAGTCCACTTGCGACCAATCCAGTCGGCGGCGTCACCAGCAATGAGAGCGCCGAAGAAGGTACCGCAGGAGAGAATAGAGACGATGAGCGAAGTCCGGGACTCGGAAACAGCCTTGGCACCGGCGAACTCGACGGCGTCGATGAAGATCTGGGAGCCGAGGACACCGTTGATGTAACCGGAGTCGTAGCCGAAGAAAATACCACCAAAGGAAGCGAAGGCGCAGAGGAGGTAGGCCTTCCAGGTGACGGGAGCCTCAATACGCTCGACGTCCTGGGTAGTAGCCAGGCCGCCGACGTGGGAGGCGGCCGGggcctccttctcgtcgtGAGTCGACATGGTGAAAAAGGTTTCTTATACGCCTTGCTCGATGAAGAGATTGTATTGTCGAtatggtggttgggggggaggggcgaTGCCTTCTCTTGGTTGTGTAAGTGGTAACCGTGACCCGAGGGGTTGGATCGATGGGAAAGGGTGTAGAgcgggatggggagaagaaaagaagctcGACCGGTGAGACGGGAGAGACGGTTGTGATATTTGAAGTGAATGACAAGCGGGTGCCACTGGGATGGAAGGGCCCTTGGATTTTTTGGCTGGCATGGGTTACATCTCTTTGGGTTCCAGGTTTTGGAGCATGTCACTCTGCGGAGCGTTGGCTGCTCCTGGCCAGTCAGGAGACGCGGAGTACTGGGGAAGAGTCCATTACCCCCGACTTGGCAAAAGTATGCTTGGGGTATTTCGCCGCGTTCCCGCCGGGACGACTGCATTGTTTGCGGGGACCCTACTTACAAGGTGGCTTCGAATATGATGCATAGGGTTGGCCAAGCTCACCATGTAGCTCGGTAGCTATGGGGTCCCATGCAGAATACCGCCGAGCATCTGAGGCACCCCCCTGGCCCATTGCGACTCTTGCAACGCCCGGGGACACGCCGGTCGACTGCTAGCCGGTCCTCTTCGTCCCATCTCTTACCACTCCCCCGGGCTTGCTCCAGCTTCCACCGAGCCACCCCAGAAACCGCCGGCCCTCTCGACGTTGCAGCTCCCGTGGCCGCGGTgccgtgtgtgtgtgtgtggtggtgcacACCACCTTGAGCCTAGAACGGGGGTGGTCAGGCAGGCAAACGAGCAGCATAAATTGACCGAGTCGGTCCGGAACGTTGCATCTACACTTGCTCGCCTAACCCCAGATCTGGCGTTGGCCTCGATGAGATGAGCCTGGGGGGAGAGGCGGAATCCAGGCGGATGGCGGATGCGGGTTGTGTAAGGTACGGTAATATTACCGTGGCATTCCACGCCTGTGACAGTCTCTTCCGTTCCCGAGGCCAACCCCCGACCGAACGCGGGCTGGTTCGGCCCCACCGACCAAAGCCGCTGACATTCAGGATGGCCCATGGCAGACACATGATGGCTCCAAAGAAACTTTGCCGTGAACCTTGCCGCCGGGTTTGGGTCACCATTGCCCTCGTGAGGCTCCATAGTGACCCCCATACAACGATGACCGCCTCAGCACTTACAACGATACACTAAACTACAGGGCTACAGTACATTCCACAgggtttggtgatggccaCGTGCGCCAAGTCCCtgaacagcatcatcacctgtTTCCGGTATTGTCTTGTATGAGCTTGTCTCGATCGTTGAAGATAAGCGGGTTGTGCGGCTCCCTCACAAGCGAGCGCCAACTTCAACCGATAGGACCGATCAGAGgattgtttctttttttttctcgctgGCACATGTCGCGCGGTCGCCAGAATGTGGAAGGCTTGCCGAGCGTATTGGATCGTGAAATCGTCGcgccaccaaaaaaaaaaaaacggcaCCACTCGGCCATTGGCACGGCGATACTTTTTGAACTACAGCCCATCAGGGCCATCACGCTTCGGACTCGTCAAGTCAGCACCAGTCAACTGACCCGTGCCTTTGGAGCCGTTGGGCTGCACGTCAAAAGGCAACTGGCCAGAAGGACGTTGGCGCGATGGGTCTTCAATTGGCTAGCCCGGAGCATTAGCCAAGAATGCAAGGAGTCGCCGGCTAAAAACGGTCCTTTTCTGGGGACTTTTTCTTGTCATTTCCCCGTGCCCCagtttttgttgtttggggtCCCCATGGGCAAAAAGCTCAAACCCCAGATTCACCAGGAAAAACTTGGAGAAAATTCGGGGAAGTTCCATCAAGCTCATCGCCATACTTGCATTTTTCACCGATCATCTGGGGAATAGCGGGCATTGTGTGGGATACACTATCTGGGGAACAGGGGGAGTCGGAAAAACTTCTTGACAATAGCTTCCCGATGAGAGTCTGGACTGGAGAGCCTGGAGAGTCTGGAGAAGTGGGACAGGTAGCGGAGATCAGATAAGCAGCAAGCTAGCCCATGTTCTAGCTTGGGGATGGCGGGCCAAGCACAAAAGgaacttttcttttttgttctttgCTAGTGCTTCCCCAAGTTTGCCCAGAAAGTGCCCACCAACGAtcgtcctcaccaccaccacatcgtCCACGACAGCTTGTTCTGCCAAAATCTTGTGGATGCAACGTCTTCCAAAGACTTGGTTGCTGTCCCGGGATCATGGAGATGCTTATTTTTGCAGATCAGGATGCGTTCAGCTGTTGACCGCATGGTGAGGAGAGCTCCACCTTGCGACGTCGAGCTCCGCTGCATTTCCCCAGCTTCAACCCTGAGCTGGAGATTCTCCTCAATTTCATGCGTCCAGGAAGCCCCGGTCTCCAGGCCTCAAACAATCCTGGTGTTTCTCGGTCCAGGCCGATGACGCATTTGCAGTCCACCGAGTTGTGGGTGTTGCTGCTTGTGCAAGTGTCACTTAAAGGCTGAAGCTTCACGCCTCTTTCTTCGTATCACCGGTGTACAATTCCGCCAAACCCCGAGTCTTGCCGTCCCCTCGAATCTCGAATGGCAACCGCTCAGATGGTGAGAAATGGGGGCACAGCTTTTCTGGTGCGAGGATGGTTGCACTGAGCAGCGCCGGCGGTGTCTGATTTCCCATGCAACGTTCCGAGTCCTGTCCGACGCGACAAAGTCTTGTGCTACACAGTTTCAAGTCCACTTCATGGTTGAGCAATTTTCCTCTTGCAATGAAAACCAGCACACTGTCTTGCTTGTCGATTTTGCCCTGATGGTATGCTCCTACACTACCTAACCAGGAACTAGACATGTCGTTAACTTGTCCCAGGATTATTACCTAAAGCATTCCCAAAAAGGCGATTGTGCATCAGCTCTCAGCGTCATCACTCCTGACAGGGACaaagccaccaccagctaGCTGAAAAGGTCCTCAGAGGCTCAGAGACAATGTTCACGTGCGGGCCCCGTTCCCCTCGTGCTGGCTAATAATGGAGCATGATGGTTTCCCCGGACTTTTCGCCAAACGCAGATTCCCTATGTCACCGTCCTCGACCTCGTGACAGATCTCGTTCTTTGTTGACCGTCAAGCCACTGAACCATTCCAGtcaacaactcctccaacctgGAAGTGCCACCGATTCTGTGGCGCTTCCTCGCCCATCAACCGCGCCAAGTGGCAAGGGCTGGCGGGGCAGCCGGGGGCGGGAACGAGGGTGCGGCAGACGGTTGATGCCAAGGAGAAACCGAATGCGGGGGAAAAAAGCTTGAgatttttggggggtggtgcggGAAGCGAAACTCGGTTGCTTTTCGACGAGCGCCGGGATGGGAAACTTGACCGTCGCTGTCGCTGCATTGGGCACCGTGAAGCGAAGGGATGTGGACGATGAAAGAAAATGCCATTCTGCGATGTCGAGACATCAAGCCTCGTGATCATTTGAAGGTGCCGCTTTCGTTTGGATAGCATCATCGGAAGGTAATAACGGCAAGAAACATTACGGTACGTTACGCACTTTTCACCTCTCCCGTGTCTCTCCCACAACCCGCCATTTTTGTTCCCGATCTGACACAGTTTCTCCAACGCCCGCAGGTCCCAAAAAAATTACGCCCTTTCTGATTGCAGAAATCACGCAGACCGATCCCTAATCCCGTTGCGGACGACGGCCAACGGCATTAAAACGATCATCGAGAAAACGGCTTCCCCGTGGCAAGGATTGGCAATCCTCGCAATTATTAGCAGGCGGACCTTACGAGCTAGTGGCTGTCTGCCGATCACACACACGCCACACCGCAGTTTTTGAAGGTCTtgtggaaagggaaaggatgAACAAAAGGGTACGGATTGACGTAGGTGCCGCTTCGTTGCACCGCAGCGAatttgaaggagaagaagtggaCAATTGTGGGTGAGTTCAAGGCTCCAACAAGGAAACTTGAGGAGCTGGTATTCTCTGGTCGGCGAGGAAGCTGGCCAGTCATGGCTGTCGGTGGCTGCCCTCCATGTTGGCCCTCATGCTGCAACCAGCTGTCCACCACCCGAACCGTGCCGTAACATGTGCGGACATTGCGCTCCATGGCTGTCTTGATATGCCAACCAACCAGTCcccaggatgaggagatcTCGATGGCAGGAAAATGGTGAGAGGATCCTGGGGGGGGGTGTCCTCTGCTTCTTATCACTTTGTCCACATGTTGACAGACAAGACCAAGGTGAGACTTGCACCTCCCATCTGCCGGATCTGCAGCCCCCACACGCCCATCATGAACCCCAGTCAAACCCAACCTCATGGCGTTGTTGACATCGGGAGGGATCTCTTCGTGAATTGAGATCGACAAGGCTGCGATGATGACTGATGATGTTGACCTTGCCCCTCGTGCCCCTGTTCAACCGTTTCTTCAAcaaggaaaggaaagaagcAACGGGATGCTTGcgcaagaacaagaaaaacGAAGGAAGAGCCGGCTTGGCAAGTCCAAGGAGATTTATTTGCAACCGTTCTGTGCCAAGATCCTTGCCAAGTCTTCAACGTTTATGCATGACGATGGCGCAGCACAGGCCTGAGTCGTGATGGGCACATCCTGGGAGCCTGGTCGTGGGCTTGGTCTGGGTTTGATGAAAATCTTTTATGAGGGATATGCTCGATAGAATGCAGTTCAATTGTGAATAGAACTAAACTATTGAAAATATGACTTGTCAGGTGATGATCTGTGAAAAGACTAACAAGCGTTCCCTTGTCAGCGAGATTTCCTCGATTATGAAGTCATGTTGAAATAATTTCTATTTCTAATTCCTCTTTGCATGCGTTTGTATGAGGCAGGTTCATGACTGGCGCATATTCATGTATCAAACATATTGCTGAACTAGGTTGATTGTAGAGCTACCATTTTACACACGTCAGCTTATTTTGGTATACTGTTCAGTACCCATCGTATAAAATTGTAACTGCATATGACCAAACTCTAATCTCACTTCAATGTCTTTGCATGCTGACTTTGTATATGCAATCCAAACCATAAAAGACAAACTCCATACAACGCCCGTGATACCTACCCTACCTTATGCTCTACTCACAACTGCCCATACCCCAGAACCCTAGCCAAATgccccctcgcctcctcagcaaACCACTcaaccaccttcctctccccgtTCTTCTCTTTCATCTTGTCTTTgaccaccatctccatcagCTCCCGTGCCTCGGCAGTCATGGACTCAGCCCTTTTCTCATACCCACCCGCGGGGTTCTCCCCAAACAGCCTCTCGTCGATAAACTTCCAGTAGATAGGGTCTAACCCATATGATCTCCTCGCAGCATAGTTGATCCAAAAGCTCCCATCTTCCCAGTTCTTTCTCATCCTGACGGAGAGAGGTGGTTCTTTTGGTCCTTCCTGGTTGGTAGAtatagtggtggtggtggtggtggtggtggtgctgctaTCTCCCGATATATGAAGATTGTCAAGCCACTCCGACACCGTCCCGTCTTCGGCCACCTTATCGTCTTCCAACGGCTCCCCAAGACAAGGTACAGTCACCTCCTGTCCCCTTCCCAgtttttcctcctcctgttccaACGCCCTGAGGAAAATCCCCAGATACTTCGGATACTTTCCCACCCAATCATCtatccccccttccaccccaccatTCCACATATCTGGCTTCCTCAGCATCAACCACCAGGGCGGATCGGCCGCCATCGACCTCGGCCCGAACCAAGCCCATTCCCAATCAATCAccgccctcacctcccccgtctcGGGATCAACCAGCACGTTGTGCGGCGTCAAGTCGTCGCAGATGAGCTTGAACGTCTCGGGCGTCGGTGTGATGTGCTCCTGCC
The sequence above is a segment of the Podospora pseudoanserina strain CBS 124.78 chromosome 5, whole genome shotgun sequence genome. Coding sequences within it:
- a CDS encoding hypothetical protein (EggNog:ENOG503NU51; COG:P); translated protein: MSTHDEKEAPAASHVGGLATTQDVERIEAPVTWKAYLLCAFASFGGIFFGYDSGYINGVLGSQIFIDAVEFAGAKAVSESRTSLIVSILSCGTFFGALIAGDAADWIGRKWTVILGCLIYIVGVVIQMITGLGDPLAAIVAGRLIAGIGVGFESAVVILYMSEICPRKVRGALVAGYQFCITIGIMLAACVVYATEGRTDTGSYRIPIAIQFLWAIILAGGLMMLPDSPRYFVKKANLPAATDALARLRGQPKDSEYIQVELAEIVANEEYERQLIPNTTWFGSWANCFKGSLFKANSNLRKTILGTSLQMMQQWTGVNFIFYYSTPFLKSTGAISNSFVISMIFTVINVCSTPISFWTVERFGRRTILLWGALGMLICQFLVAIIGVTVGFNHTFPAPTAEDPERTLANNISAVNAQIAFIAIFIFFFASTWGPGAWILIGEIFPLPIRSRGVGLSTASNWLWNTIIAVITPYMVGTDKGNMKSSVFFVWGGLCTFALIYTFLFVPETKGLSLEQVDKMMEETTPRTSAKWKPHTTFAGSQPTDSAYLKQESV